The Nocardioides campestrisoli genome includes a window with the following:
- a CDS encoding DUF2142 domain-containing protein, with protein sequence MSSSTSSDAEPATSDPTSAPGPEPTPERAPEPSPTPALAQSEAGVPASRVTTRGQLWRLTLVCWAWAFLGMFLWSIATPMWAAPDSVAHAVRTYAVGHGDLTGDRVEGVYMTNTPTPLGLIESAGSVSCLAFQRDTPASCVTMPDPDKTELVDYYNPAGRYIPTYYAAVGFPSAWAPLKYTWYAQNFVAAGYASFFVGLAFAAALTARRRGVALTGVAVACSPMVLWLGGIANPNSLEIAAAVAMGACTLVFLREPDSWLGRAMFARAMVAASVMVLVRLIAPMWVGVWFLVFAILAGAAVWRALGRRRNLAWMGLPVLATLASGAWTVSSGVEDVGSTPAFDLSWWERLELSRMRNDPDTLHEMIGWFGWLDAPLDIRVLELYLWPSLAIVVLAAAFLRTREVLALAFLGLCTYVLPIVMQAANWNAGGQWWQGRYTLPMMVLIPITALWLASERVDVSNRLSPARKLWWMLPLLSLPLAYVQLEAFRTHLRRNVNAGKGDSALDGPWEPPVNAETWMVGYAVWVVASWLLLLWFLRRDTRRSATPEHPEAPDSFDTTRTVAAGASEAPAPAGDDEVATTPTTLPPTTPANA encoded by the coding sequence ATGTCCTCGTCCACGTCCTCGGACGCTGAGCCCGCCACCTCCGACCCGACTTCGGCGCCGGGTCCCGAGCCGACCCCCGAGCGGGCGCCGGAGCCGAGCCCGACGCCCGCCCTGGCGCAGTCCGAGGCCGGCGTGCCCGCCTCCCGGGTCACCACCCGCGGCCAGCTGTGGCGCCTGACCCTGGTCTGCTGGGCGTGGGCCTTCCTGGGGATGTTCCTGTGGTCGATCGCCACCCCGATGTGGGCGGCCCCGGACTCCGTGGCGCACGCGGTCCGCACCTACGCGGTGGGCCACGGCGACCTGACCGGTGACCGGGTCGAGGGCGTCTACATGACCAACACACCCACCCCCCTGGGCCTGATCGAGTCCGCCGGGTCGGTCTCCTGCCTGGCGTTCCAGCGCGACACCCCGGCCAGCTGCGTGACCATGCCCGACCCGGACAAGACGGAGCTGGTCGACTACTACAACCCGGCCGGGCGCTACATCCCCACCTACTACGCCGCCGTCGGGTTCCCCTCGGCCTGGGCCCCGCTGAAGTACACCTGGTACGCGCAGAACTTCGTCGCCGCCGGCTACGCGTCGTTCTTCGTCGGCCTGGCGTTCGCGGCCGCGCTGACCGCGCGCCGCCGGGGCGTGGCGCTGACCGGGGTCGCGGTGGCGTGCTCCCCGATGGTCCTGTGGCTGGGCGGAATCGCCAACCCCAACAGCCTCGAGATCGCCGCCGCCGTCGCGATGGGCGCCTGCACGCTGGTCTTCCTGCGCGAGCCCGACAGCTGGCTGGGCCGGGCGATGTTCGCCCGGGCCATGGTGGCGGCCTCGGTGATGGTGCTGGTCCGGCTGATCGCCCCGATGTGGGTGGGCGTCTGGTTCCTGGTCTTCGCGATCCTGGCCGGCGCGGCCGTGTGGCGGGCGCTGGGCCGGCGGCGCAACCTCGCCTGGATGGGCCTGCCCGTCCTCGCCACGCTGGCCAGCGGCGCGTGGACCGTCTCCTCCGGGGTGGAGGACGTCGGCAGCACCCCCGCCTTCGACCTCTCCTGGTGGGAGCGCCTGGAGCTCTCCCGGATGCGCAACGACCCGGACACCCTGCACGAGATGATCGGCTGGTTCGGCTGGCTGGACGCTCCGCTCGACATCCGGGTCCTGGAGCTCTACCTGTGGCCCTCCCTCGCGATCGTGGTGCTGGCGGCCGCGTTCCTGCGTACCCGCGAGGTGCTGGCCCTGGCCTTCCTGGGGCTGTGCACCTACGTGCTGCCGATCGTCATGCAGGCGGCCAACTGGAACGCGGGCGGCCAGTGGTGGCAGGGCCGCTACACCCTGCCGATGATGGTGCTGATCCCGATCACCGCGCTCTGGCTCGCCTCCGAACGGGTCGATGTCTCCAACCGGCTCTCCCCGGCGCGCAAGCTGTGGTGGATGCTGCCGCTGCTCTCGCTACCGCTGGCCTACGTCCAACTGGAGGCGTTCCGCACCCACCTGCGCCGCAACGTCAACGCCGGGAAGGGCGACTCGGCCCTCGACGGACCGTGGGAGCCGCCGGTCAACGCCGAGACGTGGATGGTCGGGTACGCGGTCTGGGTGGTGGCCAGCTGGCTGCTGCTGCTGTGGTTCCTGCGGCGCGACACCAGGAGGTCTGCCACCCCTGAGCACCCGGAAGCCCCGGACAGCTTCGACACCACCCGCACGGTGGCCGCTGGTGCCTCCGAGGCCCCGGCTCCCGCGGGGGACGACGAGGTCGCGACCACGCCGACCACCCTGCCGCCCACCACCCCGGCGAACGCTTAG
- a CDS encoding glycosyltransferase family 2 protein yields MSSTSAGVPPTPSDPGRRVLVIMPAWNEEGSVGSTITELRDLHPDVDVLVVDDGSGDGTAEAALAAGALVCQLPFNLGVGGAMRTGYRYAVRHGYDVAVQVDADGQHDPRYLDLLLQGLDRADVVIGARFAGEGDYRARGPRRWAMVLLAWTLSRVTKVPLTDVTSGFRASNARATKVFAEHYPAEYLGDTVESLVIASRMGCSVVQVPVGMRVRAAGQASQTPAKAAIYLFRAMLALFLSLVRKWPSVEDTTAEVTV; encoded by the coding sequence GTGTCCTCCACGTCCGCCGGCGTTCCTCCGACTCCGAGCGACCCCGGTCGCCGGGTGCTGGTGATCATGCCCGCCTGGAACGAGGAGGGTTCGGTGGGCTCGACGATCACCGAGCTGCGCGACCTGCACCCGGACGTCGACGTCCTGGTCGTCGACGACGGCTCCGGCGACGGCACCGCCGAGGCCGCCCTGGCGGCGGGCGCCCTGGTCTGCCAGCTGCCGTTCAACCTCGGCGTCGGCGGCGCGATGCGCACCGGCTACCGCTACGCCGTCCGTCACGGGTACGACGTCGCCGTCCAGGTGGACGCCGACGGCCAGCACGACCCCCGCTACCTGGACCTGCTGCTCCAGGGGCTCGACCGCGCCGACGTGGTGATCGGAGCCCGGTTCGCCGGGGAGGGCGACTACCGCGCCCGCGGCCCGCGTCGCTGGGCGATGGTGCTGCTGGCCTGGACGCTCTCCCGGGTGACCAAGGTCCCGCTGACCGACGTGACCAGCGGCTTCCGCGCCAGCAACGCCCGGGCCACCAAGGTCTTCGCCGAGCACTACCCCGCGGAGTACCTCGGCGACACCGTGGAGTCGCTGGTGATCGCCAGCCGGATGGGCTGCTCGGTGGTCCAGGTCCCCGTGGGGATGCGGGTCCGCGCGGCGGGCCAGGCCAGCCAGACCCCGGCCAAGGCGGCCATCTACCTGTTCCGCGCGATGCTCGCGCTCTTCCTCTCGCTGGTGCGCAAGTGGCCCAGCGTCGAGGACACGACCGCGGAGGTGACGGTGTGA
- a CDS encoding DUF2304 domain-containing protein — MTAPHLLGLVGALVTLITLFELLRRRHLREKYAVTWSFVALATVVVAVWPATLDWFAELVGVAVPANLLFFLASMLLLVVSIQYSYELGRLEDRTRTLAEEVALLRLELADHRAASGAEVDPLAPRTGEDVPGQ, encoded by the coding sequence GTGACCGCCCCCCACCTGCTCGGACTGGTCGGCGCCCTGGTCACGCTGATCACGCTCTTCGAGCTGCTCCGGCGCCGTCACCTGCGGGAGAAGTACGCGGTGACCTGGAGCTTCGTCGCGCTCGCCACCGTGGTGGTGGCGGTGTGGCCGGCGACGCTGGACTGGTTCGCCGAGCTCGTCGGCGTCGCTGTCCCGGCCAACCTGCTCTTCTTCCTGGCCTCGATGCTGCTGCTGGTCGTCAGCATCCAGTACAGCTACGAGCTGGGACGGCTCGAGGACCGCACTCGCACCCTGGCCGAGGAGGTCGCGCTGCTGCGCCTCGAGCTGGCCGACCACCGCGCCGCCAGCGGCGCCGAGGTCGACCCCCTAGCTCCCCGGACGGGCGAGGACGTGCCGGGCCAGTGA
- a CDS encoding glycosyltransferase has protein sequence MTLQIFLPFYGDPGLMHTAVRSVLAQDSPDWTLTVVDDRYPHADVRPWVEGLNDPRVRYVLNERNLGVSGNFDRCLRLADGDLVTFLGGDDELLPGYVSTVLRMRAAHPDAALLQPGVEVIDEHGEPALPLADRVKQRLLRPKVPAGGLRELGGEELTASLLAGNWLYFPALAFDRVRAQRHGFREELKTIQDLDLILRLVMEGGTLVICDDVCFRYRRHAASESSWRASSGDRFAEDRRFFAEAAERARELGWDRARRAARRRVTSRLHGATMLPAALRSRDAAAARSLARHVLARPGS, from the coding sequence GTGACGCTCCAGATCTTCCTGCCCTTCTACGGCGACCCCGGGCTGATGCACACCGCGGTACGCAGCGTGCTCGCCCAGGACAGCCCGGACTGGACCCTCACCGTGGTCGACGACCGCTACCCGCACGCCGACGTACGGCCGTGGGTCGAGGGCCTGAACGACCCTCGGGTGCGCTACGTGCTCAACGAGCGCAACCTCGGCGTCAGCGGCAACTTCGACCGGTGCCTGCGGCTCGCCGACGGCGACCTGGTCACCTTCCTCGGCGGCGACGACGAGCTGCTCCCGGGCTACGTCTCGACCGTGCTGCGGATGCGCGCCGCCCACCCCGACGCCGCCCTGTTGCAGCCCGGGGTGGAGGTGATCGACGAGCACGGCGAGCCCGCCCTGCCGCTCGCCGACCGGGTCAAGCAGCGGCTGCTGCGACCCAAGGTGCCGGCCGGCGGCCTGCGCGAGCTGGGCGGCGAGGAGCTGACGGCGAGCCTGCTCGCCGGCAACTGGCTCTACTTCCCCGCCCTGGCCTTCGACCGGGTGCGGGCCCAGCGGCACGGCTTCCGCGAGGAGCTCAAGACCATCCAGGACCTCGACCTCATCCTGCGGCTGGTGATGGAGGGCGGGACGCTGGTCATCTGCGACGACGTCTGCTTCCGCTACCGCCGGCACGCGGCCAGCGAGTCGTCGTGGCGCGCCTCCAGCGGCGACCGGTTCGCCGAGGACCGGCGGTTCTTCGCCGAGGCCGCGGAGCGTGCCCGCGAGCTCGGCTGGGACCGGGCGCGACGGGCCGCCCGTCGCCGGGTCACCTCACGGCTGCACGGGGCCACCATGCTGCCCGCGGCGCTGCGCTCGCGCGACGCCGCGGCCGCGCGGTCACTGGCCCGGCACGTCCTCGCCCGTCCGGGGAGCTAG
- a CDS encoding carboxyl transferase domain-containing protein yields the protein MSLHDLTAELRERLALVRQGGSESARRKHTDRGKLLVRDRVDRLLDPGSPFLEVAPLAAWGMYGKDADDLNAVPSASIVTGIGRVNGREVMVVANDATVKGGTYYPITVKKHLRAQTIAAENNLPCVYLVDSGGAFLPMQDEVFPDREHFGRIFFNQANLSARGIPQIASVMGSCTAGGAYVPAMSDETVIVRDQGTIFLGGPPLVKAATGEVVTAEELGGGDVHARTSGVVDHLADDDAHALAIVRSIVDTLPSTVGYGAAAGAPGRPAYDLREPEEPLEDPATLADVVPADTRTPYDVREVVRRIVDGSRFHEFKRLYGETLVTGFAHIHGHPVGIVANNGILFSESALKGAHFIELCNQRGIPLVFLQNITGFMVGREYENRGIARDGAKLVTAVATSVVPKFTVVIGGSFGAGNYGMCGRAYDPRFLWMWPNARISVMGGEQAASVLSTVKRDGIEGRGGEWSAEEEESFKAPIRDQYETQGSPYYSTARLWDDGIIDPADTRRVLGMGLAVAAHAPTPAPSYGVFRM from the coding sequence ATGAGCCTGCACGACCTGACCGCCGAGCTGCGCGAGCGTCTCGCCCTGGTACGCCAGGGCGGCTCGGAGAGCGCCCGCCGCAAGCACACCGACCGGGGGAAGCTGCTGGTCCGCGACCGGGTCGACCGGCTGCTCGACCCGGGCAGCCCGTTCCTGGAGGTCGCGCCGCTGGCCGCCTGGGGGATGTACGGCAAGGACGCCGACGACCTCAACGCGGTGCCCAGCGCCTCGATCGTCACCGGGATCGGCCGGGTCAACGGCCGCGAGGTGATGGTGGTGGCCAACGACGCCACGGTGAAGGGCGGCACCTACTACCCGATCACGGTCAAGAAGCACCTGCGCGCCCAGACGATCGCGGCGGAGAACAACCTGCCGTGCGTCTACCTGGTCGACTCCGGCGGCGCCTTCCTGCCGATGCAGGACGAGGTCTTCCCCGACCGGGAGCACTTCGGCCGGATCTTCTTCAACCAGGCCAACCTGTCGGCGCGGGGCATCCCGCAGATCGCCAGCGTGATGGGCTCCTGCACCGCCGGTGGCGCCTACGTGCCGGCGATGAGCGACGAGACGGTGATCGTCCGCGACCAGGGCACGATCTTCCTGGGCGGTCCGCCGCTGGTGAAGGCCGCGACCGGCGAGGTGGTCACCGCCGAGGAGCTCGGCGGCGGCGACGTGCACGCCCGCACCTCCGGGGTGGTCGACCACCTGGCCGACGACGACGCGCACGCGCTGGCGATCGTCCGCTCCATCGTCGACACCCTGCCCTCCACCGTCGGGTACGGCGCCGCGGCCGGGGCGCCCGGCCGGCCGGCCTACGACCTGCGCGAGCCCGAGGAGCCGCTGGAGGACCCGGCGACCCTGGCCGACGTGGTGCCCGCCGACACCCGCACGCCGTACGACGTGCGCGAGGTGGTGCGGAGGATCGTCGACGGGAGCCGGTTCCACGAGTTCAAGCGGCTCTACGGCGAGACCCTGGTGACCGGCTTCGCGCACATCCACGGCCACCCGGTGGGGATCGTCGCCAACAACGGCATCCTGTTCAGCGAGTCGGCGCTCAAGGGTGCGCACTTCATCGAGCTGTGCAACCAGCGCGGCATCCCGCTGGTCTTCCTGCAGAACATCACCGGGTTCATGGTCGGGCGCGAGTACGAGAACCGCGGCATCGCCCGCGACGGCGCCAAGCTGGTCACCGCGGTCGCCACCAGCGTGGTGCCGAAGTTCACCGTGGTGATCGGCGGCTCGTTCGGCGCCGGCAACTACGGGATGTGCGGGCGCGCCTACGACCCGCGCTTCCTGTGGATGTGGCCCAACGCCCGGATCTCGGTGATGGGCGGCGAGCAGGCCGCGAGCGTGCTCTCCACCGTCAAGCGCGACGGAATCGAGGGCCGGGGTGGCGAGTGGTCGGCCGAGGAGGAGGAGTCGTTCAAGGCCCCGATTCGCGACCAGTACGAGACCCAGGGGTCGCCGTACTACTCCACCGCCCGGCTCTGGGACGACGGGATCATCGATCCCGCCGACACCCGCCGCGTCCTCGGCATGGGCCTGGCCGTGGCCGCCCACGCCCCGACCCCGGCGCCGTCCTACGGCGTCTTCCGGATGTGA
- a CDS encoding acetyl/propionyl/methylcrotonyl-CoA carboxylase subunit alpha: protein MVSTSSTDGTSSTDGTSSTDAAGTLLIANRGEIALRIIRTASRLGWTTVAIHTDLDAKAPHVASADRAVRVGSYLDVDEVVAAAVASGAGFVHPGYGFLSERAPFARALAEAGVTLVGPSAEVMDSMGRKDRARDIAVAAGVPVVPSYGDEDDPSTFAYPVLVKAAAGGGGKGMRVVRSADEYDAARAAAAREALSSFGDDTLLVEKYVESGRHVEVQVMGDSAGRVVHLFERDCSTQRRHQKVLEEAPAPTISPEQRAAITSSAVALAAQVGYAGAGTVEFLLDNATGEFYFLEMNTRLQVEHPVTEEVVRVNGEKVDLVELQLRVATGEPLGFEQGEVTLHGHAVEARVYAEDSFGGFLPQAGRAGQVGWAGEHDWTMSWGAGEQPVVRVDHALLSGQEVSSAYDPMLGKVIAWAATREEAIDTLVRALDDTRIFGLTTNTGFLRALVDSAQFRQASIDTAWLDTDPFERGEVAAPSRDLARALAALALTGGGAEEQAAAGAVPPSTLGDPWRADGFRVAAASAPTLVQLDELVAVGDGRAGDHQATWLGGYLPHRGPSGGVGHVVAEVDGQTHRAEVVRRGDTVELVHRGQRFVFVVPDPFRDSGAAAGDGTVLAPMPGTVLEVRVAVGDRVEEGQPLGMMEAMKMELALKAPYAGTVTQVEAAVGAQVPLGAPLFVVEPGEEDR, encoded by the coding sequence ATGGTCTCGACAAGCTCGACCGACGGAACAAGCTCGACCGACGGAACAAGCTCGACCGACGCGGCCGGCACCCTGCTGATCGCCAACCGCGGCGAGATCGCCCTGCGGATCATCCGCACCGCCTCCCGGCTGGGCTGGACGACCGTGGCGATCCACACCGACCTGGACGCGAAGGCGCCGCACGTCGCGTCGGCCGACCGGGCCGTGCGGGTCGGCTCCTACCTCGACGTCGACGAGGTGGTCGCGGCCGCGGTCGCCTCCGGCGCCGGCTTCGTCCACCCCGGCTACGGCTTCCTCTCCGAGCGGGCGCCGTTCGCCCGGGCGCTGGCCGAGGCCGGGGTCACCCTGGTCGGACCCAGCGCCGAGGTGATGGACTCGATGGGCCGCAAGGACCGGGCCCGTGACATCGCCGTGGCCGCCGGCGTCCCCGTGGTGCCCTCCTACGGCGACGAGGACGACCCGTCGACCTTCGCCTACCCGGTGCTGGTCAAGGCCGCCGCCGGCGGTGGCGGCAAGGGGATGCGCGTGGTCCGCTCGGCCGACGAGTACGACGCCGCCCGGGCCGCCGCGGCCCGGGAGGCGCTCAGCTCGTTCGGCGACGACACGCTGCTGGTGGAGAAGTACGTCGAGTCCGGCCGCCACGTCGAGGTCCAGGTGATGGGCGACTCCGCCGGTCGCGTCGTCCACCTCTTCGAGCGTGACTGCTCCACCCAGCGCCGGCACCAGAAGGTGCTGGAGGAGGCGCCCGCGCCGACGATCTCCCCCGAGCAGCGCGCGGCGATCACGTCGTCCGCGGTCGCGCTGGCCGCCCAGGTCGGCTACGCCGGCGCCGGCACGGTCGAGTTCCTGCTCGACAACGCGACGGGCGAGTTCTACTTCCTGGAGATGAACACCCGGCTCCAGGTCGAGCACCCGGTCACCGAGGAGGTGGTCCGGGTCAACGGCGAGAAGGTCGACCTGGTCGAGCTCCAGCTGCGCGTGGCCACCGGCGAGCCGCTCGGCTTCGAGCAGGGCGAGGTGACGCTGCACGGCCACGCCGTGGAGGCCCGGGTGTACGCCGAGGACTCGTTCGGCGGGTTCCTCCCGCAGGCCGGGCGCGCCGGCCAGGTCGGCTGGGCCGGCGAGCACGACTGGACGATGAGCTGGGGCGCGGGCGAGCAGCCCGTGGTCCGCGTCGACCACGCCCTGCTGTCCGGGCAGGAGGTCTCCAGCGCCTACGACCCGATGCTCGGCAAGGTGATCGCCTGGGCCGCCACCCGGGAGGAGGCGATCGACACCCTGGTGCGTGCCCTGGACGACACCCGGATCTTCGGGCTCACCACCAACACCGGCTTCCTGCGGGCGCTGGTCGACTCCGCGCAGTTCCGGCAGGCCTCGATCGACACCGCCTGGCTCGACACCGACCCGTTCGAGCGCGGCGAGGTGGCCGCCCCCTCCCGCGACCTCGCCCGGGCGCTGGCCGCCCTGGCGCTGACCGGGGGCGGGGCCGAGGAGCAGGCGGCCGCCGGCGCCGTGCCGCCGAGCACGCTCGGGGACCCGTGGCGGGCCGACGGGTTCCGGGTCGCCGCCGCCTCAGCGCCGACCCTGGTGCAGCTCGACGAGCTGGTCGCCGTGGGGGACGGCCGGGCCGGCGACCACCAGGCGACCTGGCTGGGCGGGTACCTCCCGCACCGCGGGCCGTCCGGCGGGGTCGGGCACGTGGTCGCCGAGGTGGACGGCCAGACCCACCGGGCCGAGGTCGTCCGTCGCGGCGACACCGTCGAGCTCGTGCACCGGGGCCAGCGGTTCGTCTTCGTGGTCCCCGACCCGTTCCGCGACTCCGGCGCCGCGGCCGGCGACGGCACGGTGCTGGCCCCGATGCCGGGCACCGTGCTCGAGGTCCGGGTCGCCGTCGGCGACCGGGTCGAGGAGGGCCAGCCGTTGGGCATGATGGAGGCCATGAAGATGGAGCTCGCCCTCAAGGCGCCGTACGCCGGGACCGTCACGCAGGTCGAGGCCGCCGTCGGCGCGCAGGTGCCGCTGGGCGCGCCGCTCTTCGTGGTGGAGCCCGGCGAGGAGGACCGATGA
- a CDS encoding hydroxymethylglutaryl-CoA lyase, translating to MSTLDRPLPMTSAPGGLPDRVTIYEVGPRDGLQNEKTVVPTEVKAEFVTRLVAAGLPVVEATSFVHPKWVPQLADAADLMTMLGERMGPAAADLPVLVPNERGLDRALELGARHIAIFGSATETFATKNLNRSLDEQFAMFEPTVRRARDAGLDVRAYVSMCFGDPWEGAVPVEQVVAVGKRLFDLGASQLSLGDTIGVGTAGHVKELVAGFTGAGMSVDQLAMHFHDTYGQALANAFSALQEGITTFDASAGGLGGCPYAKSATGNLATEDLVWMLRGLGIETGVDLDAVVATSAWMAGQLGRPSPSAVVRALAGAEGLAESGT from the coding sequence ATGAGCACCCTGGACCGGCCGTTGCCCATGACGTCCGCGCCGGGCGGGCTGCCCGACCGCGTGACGATCTACGAGGTCGGACCGCGCGACGGCCTGCAGAACGAGAAGACCGTCGTGCCGACCGAGGTGAAGGCCGAGTTCGTCACCCGGCTGGTGGCCGCCGGGCTGCCGGTGGTCGAGGCGACCAGCTTCGTGCACCCGAAGTGGGTCCCGCAGCTCGCCGACGCCGCCGACCTGATGACCATGCTCGGCGAGCGGATGGGCCCGGCCGCGGCCGACCTGCCGGTCCTGGTGCCCAACGAGCGCGGTCTGGACCGCGCGCTCGAGCTCGGCGCCAGGCACATCGCGATCTTCGGCTCCGCCACCGAGACCTTCGCGACCAAGAACCTCAACCGCAGCCTGGACGAGCAGTTCGCGATGTTCGAGCCGACCGTACGCCGGGCCCGCGACGCCGGCCTGGACGTGCGGGCGTACGTCTCGATGTGCTTCGGCGACCCGTGGGAGGGCGCGGTGCCGGTCGAGCAGGTCGTCGCCGTGGGCAAACGGCTCTTCGACCTGGGCGCCAGCCAGCTCAGCCTGGGCGACACCATCGGCGTCGGCACCGCCGGGCACGTCAAGGAGCTGGTCGCCGGGTTCACGGGGGCCGGGATGTCGGTCGACCAGCTGGCGATGCACTTCCACGACACCTACGGCCAGGCGCTGGCCAACGCCTTCTCGGCGCTCCAGGAGGGGATCACCACCTTCGACGCCAGCGCGGGCGGCCTGGGCGGGTGCCCCTACGCCAAGAGCGCCACCGGCAACCTGGCCACCGAGGACCTGGTCTGGATGCTGCGCGGGCTCGGCATCGAGACCGGCGTCGACCTCGACGCGGTGGTCGCCACCAGCGCGTGGATGGCCGGGCAGCTGGGCCGCCCGAGCCCCTCGGCGGTGGTGCGCGCGCTCGCCGGGGCCGAGGGGCTGGCAGAATCCGGGACATGA
- a CDS encoding EcsC family protein, with the protein MGITSSVGKSVGKMVVPQVGRLAPGVTSRAVLEALARAIDGVGPLPPAARAAERQLAEQGGNVDRAIHEVIENNVRLAGAQGFATNIGGLLTMAVTLPANITGLAIIQSRMIAGIAHLRGYDLDDPKVRTAVLATLLGSDVVDELVKRRKIPGAPLALAAAPVHDPTLGVLLATEVAQVMLAKVAGKRLATAAGRRIPVVGGLVGASADGYTTWRAGRYADKEFRPRARR; encoded by the coding sequence ATGGGAATCACGAGCTCCGTCGGCAAGTCCGTCGGCAAGATGGTCGTCCCCCAGGTGGGCCGGCTCGCGCCCGGCGTCACCAGCCGTGCCGTCCTGGAGGCGCTGGCGAGGGCGATCGACGGGGTCGGCCCGCTGCCGCCCGCCGCCCGCGCCGCCGAGAGGCAGCTCGCCGAGCAGGGCGGGAACGTCGACCGGGCGATCCACGAGGTGATCGAGAACAACGTCCGGCTGGCCGGCGCCCAGGGATTCGCCACCAACATCGGCGGGCTGCTCACCATGGCCGTCACCCTGCCGGCCAACATCACCGGGCTGGCGATCATCCAGTCCCGGATGATCGCCGGCATCGCCCACCTGCGGGGCTACGACCTCGACGACCCCAAGGTGCGCACCGCCGTGCTGGCGACGCTGCTCGGCTCCGACGTGGTCGACGAGCTGGTCAAGCGCCGGAAGATCCCGGGCGCCCCGCTGGCCCTGGCCGCCGCGCCGGTCCACGACCCGACGCTGGGCGTGCTGCTCGCCACCGAGGTCGCCCAGGTGATGCTGGCCAAGGTGGCCGGCAAGCGCCTGGCCACCGCCGCCGGTCGTCGCATCCCCGTGGTCGGCGGACTGGTCGGCGCCAGCGCCGACGGCTACACCACCTGGCGCGCCGGTCGCTACGCCGACAAGGAGTTCCGGCCCCGGGCCCGCCGGTAG
- the aat gene encoding leucyl/phenylalanyl-tRNA--protein transferase → MPIEPPPSPWAFEMLGAPGRLDPDEDLVAIGADLTPGTLLAAYRHALFPMPSGTPGDPPYWFCPVRRGILPLADLRVSRSLRRAVRDFEIRVDTAFDEVVEACGDPARSDGWIDADIRLAYGELHRLGWAHSVETWRDGELVGGLYGVAIGGLFAGESMFHRVTDASKVALVGLVERLRDEHADRRLLDVQWSTPHLASLGVVEVDRREYAARLREALEVPEPAAFGS, encoded by the coding sequence GTGCCGATCGAGCCCCCGCCCTCACCCTGGGCCTTCGAGATGCTGGGGGCACCCGGACGGCTCGACCCGGACGAGGACCTGGTGGCGATCGGGGCCGACCTGACGCCGGGCACCCTGCTGGCCGCCTACCGGCACGCGCTCTTCCCGATGCCGTCGGGGACGCCGGGGGACCCGCCGTACTGGTTCTGCCCGGTCCGGCGCGGGATCCTGCCGCTGGCCGACCTGCGGGTCTCGCGGTCCCTGCGCCGCGCGGTGCGCGACTTCGAGATCCGGGTCGACACCGCCTTCGACGAGGTGGTGGAGGCCTGCGGTGACCCGGCGCGCAGCGACGGCTGGATCGACGCGGACATCCGCCTGGCGTACGGCGAGCTGCACCGGCTGGGCTGGGCGCACTCGGTGGAGACCTGGCGCGACGGCGAGCTGGTCGGCGGCCTGTACGGCGTGGCGATCGGCGGCCTGTTCGCCGGGGAGTCGATGTTCCACCGGGTCACCGACGCCAGCAAGGTGGCCCTGGTCGGGCTGGTGGAGCGGCTGCGCGACGAGCACGCCGACCGAAGGCTGCTCGACGTGCAGTGGAGCACCCCGCACCTGGCCTCGCTGGGCGTGGTCGAGGTCGACCGCCGGGAGTACGCCGCCCGGCTGCGCGAGGCGCTCGAGGTCCCGGAGCCGGCCGCGTTCGGCTCCTGA